In one Streptomyces sp. NBC_01288 genomic region, the following are encoded:
- a CDS encoding response regulator transcription factor — protein MTAPGTVLVVEDEPSIADVLAIALRYHRFEVMVAGTVREALALAERTRPDCALLDVMLPDGDGRALGQELRARRPDLAVVFLTARDAPAEIVGALGFGDDYITKPFDIDVVVARITAVLRRTRPADVLPQRPPLRYGDLELDETTYSVHRAGNSVELTPTEYALLRFLVRNGGRVVPKEQLLRHVWQYEHTPPESTVVETYISYLRRKLETLGPPVITTRRGVGYGLA, from the coding sequence ATGACGGCTCCAGGAACCGTGCTGGTGGTCGAGGACGAACCGAGCATCGCGGACGTCCTCGCCATCGCGCTGCGCTACCACCGCTTCGAGGTGATGGTCGCGGGCACCGTGCGCGAGGCGCTCGCCCTCGCCGAGCGCACCCGCCCGGACTGCGCGCTGCTCGACGTGATGCTCCCGGACGGCGACGGCCGCGCCCTGGGGCAGGAACTGCGCGCCCGCAGGCCGGACCTGGCGGTCGTCTTCCTCACCGCGCGGGACGCGCCGGCCGAGATCGTCGGCGCCCTCGGCTTCGGCGACGACTACATCACCAAGCCGTTCGACATCGACGTGGTCGTCGCCCGCATCACCGCCGTCCTGCGCCGCACCCGCCCCGCCGACGTCCTCCCCCAGCGCCCGCCCCTGCGCTACGGCGACCTGGAGCTGGACGAGACGACGTACTCGGTGCACCGCGCGGGCAACTCGGTCGAGCTGACCCCCACCGAGTACGCCCTGCTGCGCTTCCTGGTGCGCAACGGCGGCCGGGTCGTGCCCAAGGAGCAACTCCTGCGCCACGTCTGGCAGTACGAGCACACCCCGCCGGAGTCGACCGTCGTCGAGACCTACATCAGCTATCTGCGGCGCAAGCTGGAGACCCTGGGACCGCCCGTGATCACCACGCGGCGGGGCGTCGGATACGGGCTCGCATGA